The Salvelinus fontinalis isolate EN_2023a chromosome 31, ASM2944872v1, whole genome shotgun sequence genome has a window encoding:
- the LOC129829346 gene encoding pepsin A-like: protein MMNWAVLLCALVALSECNVKISLIKGKTARETLMEKGIWEETRLKFPYNPMAKFYQTGDEAMTNDADMSYYGVITIGTPPQSFNVIFDTGSSNLWVPSVYCSSQACQNHAKYNPAQSSTFTWANKPVSIQYGTGSMTGQLAYDTVSVGGISVTKQIFGASQTEAPFMAHMVADGILGLAFPNLAASGATPVFDNMMTQGLVSQNLFSVYLSGNSAEGSVVSFGDIESNYYTGQITWIPLSSETYWQINMDSVTINGNTVACNGGCQAIIDTGTSQIVGPTTDIKNMNSWVGATTDQYGDANVNCNNIANMPAVTFTLNGNAFTIPASAYTSQSSYGCRTGFGNGGTQQLWILGDVFIRQYYAIFDRQNNNVGLAQIA from the exons ATGATGAACTGGGCTGTCCTCCTGTGTGCCCTAGTGGCCCTGTCCGAGTGTAATGTGAA GATCTCTCTGATCAAGGGGAAGACTGCCAGAGAGACCCTGATGGAGAAGGGTATATGGGAGGAGACCAGGCTGAAGTTCCCCTACAACCCTATGGCCAAGTTCTACCAGACCGGTGATGAGGCTATGACCAACGATGCTGAT ATGTCCTACTACGGAGTGATAACCATTGGAACCCCTCCCCAGTCCTTCAACGTCATCTTTGACACTGGCTCCTCCAACCTGTGGGTTCCCTCTGTCTACTGCTCCAGCCAGGCCTGCC AGAATCATGCCAAATACAATCCTGCACAGTCCAGCACCTTCACGTGGGCCAACAAGCCTGTTTCCATTCAGTACGGAACCGGCAGCATGACTGGACAGCTGGCATACGACACTGTTTCG GTTGGCGGTATCTCTGTAACTAAGCAGATCTTTGGTGccagtcagaccgaggctccctTCATGGCCCACATGGTTGCCGACGGTATCCTGGGCCTGGCTTTCCCCAACCTGGCGGCCTCTGGGGCCACACCCGTCTTTGACAACATGATGACCCAGGGCCTGGTGTCCCAGAACCTCTTCTCGGTCTACCTGAGCGG AAACTCagcagagggtagtgtggtgtcTTTCGGAGACATTGAGTCTAACTACTACACCGGACAGATCACCTGGATCCCCCTGTCCTCCGAGACCTACTGGCAGATCAACATGGACAG CGTTACCATCAATGGCAACACAGTGGCTTGCAATGGTGGATGTCAGGCTATCATAGATACTGGCACCTCCCAGATCGTTGGACCAACCACTGACATCAAAAACATGAACAGCTGGGTCGGAGCCACCACTGACCAGTATGGAGAT GCCAACGTGAACTGCAACAACATCGCCAACATGCCCGCGGTGACCTTTACTCTCAACGGAAACGCCTTCACCATCCCTGCCTCCGCCTACACCTCCCAG agctcCTACGGCTGTAGGACTGGTTTTGGTAACGGTGGAACTCAGCAGCTCTGGATCCTTGGAGATGTCTTCATCAGGCAGTACTATGCCATCTTTGACAGGCAGAACAACAATGTTGGTCTGGCCCAGATCGCGTAA